Proteins from a genomic interval of Equus quagga isolate Etosha38 chromosome 11, UCLA_HA_Equagga_1.0, whole genome shotgun sequence:
- the SMG8 gene encoding nonsense-mediated mRNA decay factor SMG8, with the protein MAGPVSLRELLMGASAWSGPESPEGSSTEGGGSAAGGPEPPWREDEICVVGIFGKTALRLNSEKFSLVNTVCDRQVFPLFRHQDPGDPGPGVRNEAGAVGEAGGAGDPGAGAEDPVRGGVAAAEDSRSEPGSQDYSLLQAYYSQESKVLYLLLTSICDNSQLLRACRALQSGEAGGGLSLPHAEAHEFWKHQEKLQCLSLLYLFSVCHILLLVHPTCSFDITYDRVFRALDGLRQKVLPLLKTAIKDCPVGKDWKLNCRPCPPRLLFLFQLNGALKVEPPRNQDPAHPDKPKKHSPKRRLQHALEDQIYRIFRKSRVLTNQSINCLFTVPANQAFVYIVPGSQEEDPVGMLLDQLRSHCTVKDSESLLVPAPLSGPRRYQVMRQHSRQQLSFHSDSSTSSSSGQLVDFTLREFLWQHVELVLSKKGFDDSVGRNPQPSHFELPTYQKWISAASKLYEVAIDGKEEDLSSPTGELTSKILSSIKVLEGFLDIDTKFSENRCQKALPMAHSAYQSNLPHNYTMTVHKNQLAQALRVYSQHARGPAFHKYAMQLHEDCYKFWSNGHQLCEERSLTDQHCVHKFHSLPKSGEKPEADRNPPVLYHNSRARSTGACNCGRKQAPRDDPFDIKAANYDFYQLLEEKCCGKLDHINFPVFEPSTPDPAPAKNEPSPAPADADADKLKEKEPQTQGESTSLSLALSLGQSTDSLGTYPADPQAGGDNPEVHGQGEVKTEKRPNLVDRQASTVEYLPGMLHSNCPKGLLPKFSSWSLVKLGPAKSYNFHTGLDQQGFIPGTNYLMPWDIVIRTRAEDEGDLDTNSWPAPNKAVPGKRSAVVMGRGRRRDDIARAFVGFEYEDSRGRRFMCSGPDKVMKVMGSGPKESALKALNSDMPLYILSSSQGRGLKPHYAQLMRLFVVVPDAPLQIILMPQVQPGPPPCPVFYPEKQEITLPPDGLWVLRFPYAYVTERGPCFPPKENVQLMSYKVLRGVLKAVTQ; encoded by the exons ATGGCGGGCCCTGTTAGCTTGCGAGAGCTTCTAATGGGAGCTTCGGCCTGGAGCGGCCCTGAAAGTCCAGAGGGGTCCTCTACAGAGGGCGGAGGGAGCGCGGCTGGCGGACCGGAGCCTCCTTGGCGAGAGGATGAGATTTGCGTGGTGGGAATCTTCGGCAAGACGGCTCTGCGACTGAATTCCGAGAAGTTCTCACTTGTGAACACCGTGTGCGACCGACAGGTCTTTCCCCTCTTTCGCCACCAAGATCCTGGGGACCCAGGACCTGGAGTCAGGAACGAGGCTGGCGCCGTTGGGGAAGCTGGTGGAGCCGGggaccctggggctggggccgaGGATCCAGTTAGGGGAGGTGTAGCCGCTGCGGAAGATAGCCGAAGTGAGCCAGGCTCCCAGGACTACAGCCTTCTGCAGGCCTATTACAGTCAGGAAAGCAAAGTTCTATATCTTCTTCTCACTTCTATCTGTGACAATTCCCAACTTCTGCGGGCTTGTCGGGCTCTTCAGAGCGGGGAAGCTGGAGGTGGCCTCTCCTTACCTCATGCAGAAGCGCACGAGTTCTGGAAGCATCAAGAGAAGCTGCAGTGCCTCAGTCTCCTTTACCTGTTCTCCGTCTGTCACATCCTGCTTCTGGTCCATCCCACTTGTTCCTTTGACATCACTTATGACCGAGTATTCAGAGCCTTGGATGGACTGAGACAGAAAGTACTGCCCCTCCTCAAAACAGCCATTAAGGATTGTCCAGTTGGCAAAGACTGGAAACTTAACTGTCGACCTTGCCCACCTagactcctttttctcttccaactCAATGGAGCCCTCAAAGTGGAACCTCCTCGGAACCAAGACCCAGCTCATCCAGACAAGCCCAAGAAGCATTCTCCCAAAAGGAGACTGCAGCATGCCCTAGAGGACCAGATCTATAGAATCTTTCGGAAGAGTCGTGTCTTGACTAATCAGAGTATCAACTGCCTCTTTACTGTGCCTGCCAACCAGGCTTTTGTGTACATAGTTCCTGGAAGCCAGGAGGAGGACCCAGTAGGCATGTTGCTGGACCAACTTAGGAGTCATTGTACTGTGAAGGACTCGGAATCTTTGCTAGTGCCTGCTCCCCTTTCTGGGCCCAGGCGATACCAAGTGATGAGGCAGCACAGTCGACAACAGCTTTCCTTCCACAGTGACAGCAGCACTTCCAGTTCTTCAGGACAGCTAGTGGATTTCACTCTTCGGGAATTCCTATGGCAGCATGTGGAGCTAGTCCTAAGCAAGAAAGGTTTTGATGACAGTGTGGGCAGGAACCCACAGCCTTCCCATTTTGAACTTCCCACTTATCAGAAGTGGATCTCAGCAGCTTCAAAACTGTATGAAGTAGCTATTGATGGGAAAGAGGAGGACCTGAGTTCTCCCACTGGGGAGCTAACATCTAAGATTTTAAGCAGTATTAAAGTCTTGGAAGGGTTTTTGGATATTGACACCAAATTCTCAGAAAACCGATGCCAAAAAGCTTTACCCATGGCCCATAGTGCCTATCAGTCAAATTTGCCTCATAATTACACAATGACTGTACATAAGAATCAGCTTGCCCAGGCTCTTCGAGTGTACAGTCAACATGCTAGGGGTCCAGCCTTTCACAAATACGCCATGCAGTTACACGAGGACTGCTACAAGTTTTGGAGCAATGGTCATCAGCTCTGTGAGGAGAGGAGTTTAACTGATCAACACTGTGTACATAAATTTCATTCATTACCTAAATCAG GAGAGAAGCCAGAGGCTGATAGAAATCCTCCTGTGCTATATCATAATAGCCGAGCTCGATCCACTGGGGCCTGTAACTGTGGAAGGAAACAAGCACCTCGAGATGATCCCTTTGATATCAAGGCAGCTAACTATGACTTTTATCAG cttctggaagaaaaatgtTGTGGAAAATTGGATCATATCAATTTCCCTGTATTTGAACCAAGTACTCCAGATCCTGCTCCTGCCAAAAATGaaccctctcctgcccctgcagATGCAGATGCtgataaacttaaagaaaaagaacctcaaacccaaggagagagcacaagCCTCAGTTTAGCTTTGAGTTTAGGTCAGTCCACAGATAGTTTAGGTACCTATCCAGCTGACCCACAAGCAGGAGGAGATAATCCAGAAGTTCATGGTCAGGGAGAAGTAAAAACTGAGAAGAGACCAAACTTGGTTGATCGACAGGCATCTACAGTTGAGTATCTCCCAGGCATGCTCCATTCAAATTGCCCTAAAGGTCTCCTACCCAAATTCTCCAGCTGGTCTTTGGTTAAACTAGGTCCTGCTAAGTCTTATAACTTTCATACAGGTTTGGACCAACAGGGCTTCATTCCAGGAACAAACTATCTTATGCCTTGGGACATTGTCATCAGGACTAGAGCTGAGGATGAAGGAGACTTGGACACAAATTCTTGGCCTGCTCCAAATAAAGCTGTCCCTGGAAAGAGAAGTGCAGTTGTAATGGGAAGAGGAAGACGGCGAGATGACATAGCCCGAGCGTTTGTGGGCTTTGAATATGAAGACTCTCGAGGTCGGAGATTTATGTGCTCCGGACCTGACAAAGTAATGAAAGTAATGGGAAGTGGGCCAAAGGAATCAGCTTTAAAAGCCCTGAATAGTGATATGCCCTTATATATTCTGTCATCATCTCAGGGTAGAGGGCTGAAACCACATTATGCTCAACTTATGAGGCTTTTTGTTGTGGTTCCTGATGCTCCTTTGCAGATAATACTCATGCCTCAG GTTCAACCAGGCCCACCACCATGTCCAGTATTCTACccagaaaaacaggaaatcacTCTCCCACCAGATGGCCTCTGGGTTTTGAGATTTCCGTATGCATATGTGACTGAAAGAGGACCTTGTTTCCCTCCGAAGGAAAACGTGCAGTTAATGAGTTACAAGGTGCTCCGTGGGGTTCTTAAAGCAGTAACACAATAA
- the PRR11 gene encoding proline-rich protein 11 — MPKFKQRRRKLKAKAKRLFKKKEACHSQSKLITPPPPPPSPERVVIPSTDTPLSKSWLRASWNFKCPNIKDAVKLWTNRVWSIYNWCQNCMSQSLEVLKDTIFPSHFCHREIHNLKQRFRTLESELCKLQEALKTVSENSFCPSCGQTCHMSGKLTDVPVCALNTPGESGAEFPPTLPQPVIHLPPPPPPPPPPPPPLPLPPPPIAPLLLRKSNLTKELQVGPLKKDGPMQITVKDLLTVKLKKTQSFDEKRKHVPSPKARNPLVTVSDLKHVTLKPSSKVLTQVTNVFITPGKSQIDLRKLLRKVDVERSPGGTPLTNKENMETGTGLTPVMTRALRRKFELAHPRSPTQTLPLSTSSFDEQN, encoded by the exons ATGCCCAAGTTCAAGCAACGAAGAAGAAAGCTAAAAGCCAAAGCAAAAAGattattcaaaaaaaaagaagcctgtCATTCTCAGTCCAAGCTAATTACACCTCCCCCTCCACCACCCTCACCAGAAAG AGTAGTTATTCCTTCAACAGATACACCCCTTAGCAAAAGCTGGCTAAGAGCATCCTGGAACTTCAAATGTCCCAATATCAAAGATGCAGTAAAACTTTGGACAAATAGAGTGTGGTCTATATACAACTGGTGCCAGAACTGCATGAGCCAG AGTTTAGAAGTATTGAAAGATACCATCTTTCCATCCCATTTCTGCCACCGGGAAATTCACAATCTAAAACAACGGTTTCGCACTTTGGAAAGCGAATTATGCAAGCTCCAAGAAGCATTGAAG ACGGTCTCAGAAAATTCTTTCTGTCCAAGCTGCGGTCAAACATGTCACATGAGTGGTAAACTTACAGATGTGCCTGTGTGTGCTCTAAACACCCCTGGAGAATCTGGAGCTGAATTTCCTCCCACACTGCCACAGCCAGTCAttcatcttcctcctccacctccgcctccaccccctccaccgcctcctctgcctctgcctccaccGCCGATAGCGCCTTTGCTGCTCAGAAAATCCAATCTCACTAAAGAACTTCAG GTTGGACCGTTAAAAAAAGATGGACCTATGCAGATAACAGTTAAAGATCTGCTGactgtgaaattaaaaaagacacagagttttGATGAAAAGAGGAAG CATGTACCATCACCAAAGGCTCGGAATCCACTAGTTACTGTCTCTGACCTGAAGCATGTTACCCTGAAACCAAGCTCCAAAGTGTTAACTCAAGTGACAAATGTCTTCAT TACTCCTGGTAAAAGCCAGATAGATCTACGGAAACTACTTAGAAAAGTCGATGTAGAGAG GAGTCCAGGTGGAACCCCACTTACcaacaaagaaaatatggaaacagGAACTGGGCTGACCCCAGTAATGACCCgggctttgaggagaaagttTGAG CTGGCTCACCCTAGAAGCCCAACTCAAACTCTGCCGCTTTCTACAAGCAGCTTTGATGAACAAAACTGA